A section of the Desulfobacterales bacterium genome encodes:
- a CDS encoding tyrosine-type recombinase/integrase, with protein MLYVKEIFNFIRQELDLKGKNSKNKKLPNILTEDELIRFYEAVWNDSNRIHMIMIKVLLYTGIRNFELTNIKIEDMDLKSLKCRIDNGKGKKDRYVPLPLFFRGELNQYISIQKEKGSIYLFETNRKNKFTTRWIREIVKRYAIKAGINKKIHPHLFRHQLLTFLTQKGIIDSKVQLISGHKNRESLSIYQELSLGDVEEEYREAMKEFPVK; from the coding sequence ATATTATATGTAAAAGAAATTTTCAATTTTATTCGTCAAGAACTTGATTTAAAAGGGAAAAACTCTAAAAATAAAAAATTACCAAATATCCTAACTGAAGATGAGTTAATTCGTTTTTATGAAGCCGTTTGGAATGATAGCAATCGTATTCATATGATTATGATTAAAGTACTTCTTTATACTGGGATACGAAATTTTGAATTAACGAACATAAAAATAGAAGATATGGATTTAAAATCTCTTAAATGTCGGATAGATAATGGAAAAGGGAAAAAAGATCGTTATGTCCCTCTACCTCTATTTTTTAGAGGTGAACTTAATCAATATATTTCAATTCAAAAAGAAAAAGGTTCCATTTATTTATTCGAAACAAATCGTAAAAATAAGTTTACTACAAGGTGGATAAGAGAAATTGTAAAAAGATATGCTATAAAAGCCGGGATTAATAAAAAAATTCATCCTCATCTTTTTCGTCACCAGTTGCTTACTTTTTTAACTCAAAAAGGAATTATAGATTCAAAAGTGCAATTAATTAGCGGCCATAAAAATCGAGAAAGTTTAAGTATCTATCAAGAATTGAGTTTGGGTGATGTTGAAGAAGAATACCGTGAAGCAATGAAGGAATTTCCAGTAAAATAA